A genomic region of Nocardioides plantarum contains the following coding sequences:
- a CDS encoding peptidoglycan D,D-transpeptidase FtsI family protein — translation MTGRLRRGSPAFRLRVGFVFILMILSLFAARLVQLQGVDPGQYAQMAAAEGKISVVLPAERGDIVDRNGEPLADSIDGLMIVADPSLTKKRAPELASFLARRLHLDYLTVLERLRVPDSKFQYVARQVPAARARDVVDAARAKKFVGLYTREDPVRVYPAGPVAANVVGFLGDPKKDGSASPAAGLEIAFNKFLSGHDGEARYQVGASGSQIPLGDNTVDPARNGKRLTLTIDRDLQWYCQQVLAEAVRNAKGDSGTVIVGDSRTGEVLCLADYPTYDASRPDLSSKDRYGTPSLSNPYEPGSVEKTLTMAALIDAGKVTSRTRFEVPGVLSDRQDRPIHDYFEHPTLRMTLAGILAKSSNIGTVIAADKFDRGQLRSYLTDFGLGSRTGVGLGGETPGILPSGSDWTSQAGDRIAFGQSLSVNALQMWGAVNTIANGGERIDPSIVKGVASLDDGTKVGTGVAQRRRVVSQDAARQTSEMMERVLDPKAGVAPQAAVPGYRVAGKTGTAQRAVDGVYDGSLSVSFAGFAPADDPRFTAYVVVHNPRNGGGGGSVGGPAFSKIMGYALRRYAVPPTNTPPSRLPTTW, via the coding sequence ATGACCGGGCGCCTGCGCCGCGGCTCGCCCGCCTTTCGCCTGCGGGTCGGGTTCGTCTTCATCCTGATGATCCTGTCGCTGTTCGCCGCCCGCCTGGTGCAGCTGCAGGGCGTCGACCCCGGCCAGTACGCCCAGATGGCCGCGGCCGAGGGCAAGATCAGCGTGGTCCTGCCGGCCGAGCGCGGCGACATCGTCGACCGCAACGGCGAGCCCCTCGCCGACTCCATCGACGGCCTGATGATCGTCGCGGACCCGTCGCTGACCAAGAAGAGGGCGCCGGAGCTCGCGAGCTTCCTGGCGCGCCGGCTCCACCTCGACTACCTCACCGTGCTCGAGCGGCTGCGGGTGCCCGACAGCAAGTTCCAGTACGTCGCCCGCCAGGTGCCGGCCGCCCGCGCCCGCGACGTCGTCGACGCCGCCCGGGCCAAGAAGTTCGTGGGGCTCTACACCCGCGAGGACCCGGTCCGGGTCTATCCCGCCGGTCCGGTCGCGGCCAACGTGGTGGGCTTCCTCGGCGACCCCAAGAAGGACGGGTCGGCGAGCCCGGCGGCGGGCCTGGAGATCGCGTTCAACAAGTTCCTGTCCGGTCACGACGGCGAGGCGCGCTACCAGGTCGGCGCCTCCGGCAGCCAGATCCCGCTCGGCGACAACACCGTCGACCCGGCCCGCAACGGCAAGCGACTCACGCTCACGATCGACCGCGACCTGCAGTGGTACTGCCAGCAGGTGCTCGCCGAGGCGGTGCGCAACGCCAAGGGCGACTCGGGCACCGTCATCGTCGGCGACAGCCGCACGGGCGAGGTCCTGTGCCTGGCCGACTACCCGACGTACGACGCCTCGCGGCCGGACCTGTCCTCGAAGGACCGCTACGGCACCCCGTCGCTGAGCAACCCCTACGAGCCGGGCTCGGTGGAGAAGACCCTGACCATGGCCGCGCTGATCGACGCCGGCAAGGTCACCAGCAGGACCCGCTTCGAGGTGCCCGGCGTGCTGTCCGACCGCCAGGACCGACCGATCCACGACTACTTCGAGCACCCGACGCTCCGGATGACCCTGGCCGGCATCCTGGCCAAGTCGTCCAACATCGGCACCGTGATCGCGGCCGACAAGTTCGACCGCGGCCAGCTGCGCTCCTACCTCACCGACTTCGGCCTGGGCTCCCGCACCGGGGTCGGCCTGGGTGGCGAGACGCCCGGCATCCTGCCCTCCGGGAGTGACTGGACCAGCCAGGCAGGGGACCGCATCGCCTTCGGGCAGTCCTTGTCGGTCAACGCCCTGCAGATGTGGGGCGCGGTCAACACCATCGCCAACGGCGGCGAGCGCATCGACCCCAGCATCGTCAAGGGGGTCGCGTCGCTCGACGACGGCACCAAGGTCGGCACCGGCGTGGCCCAGCGTCGCCGGGTCGTCAGCCAGGACGCCGCCCGGCAGACCTCCGAGATGATGGAGCGCGTCCTGGACCCCAAGGCCGGCGTGGCGCCGCAGGCGGCCGTGCCCGGCTACCGGGTCGCGGGCAAGACCGGCACCGCCCAGCGCGCCGTCGACGGCGTCTACGACGGGTCCCTGTCGGTGTCGTTCGCCGGGTTCGCCCCGGCCGACGACCCGCGCTTCACGGCCTACGTCGTGGTGCACAACCCGCGCAACGGCGGGGGCGGTGGCTCGGTCGGTGGTCCGGCGTTCTCCAAGATCATGGGCTACGCCCTGCGCCGCTACGCCGTCCCGCCCACCAACACGCCACCCTCGCGGCTCCCCACCACGTGGTGA
- the rsmH gene encoding 16S rRNA (cytosine(1402)-N(4))-methyltransferase RsmH, with translation MTRPQHDPVLLDRVVALLEPALDHEGAVLVDATLGLGGHTEAVLARCSLARVVGIDRDPQALDLARARLAPYGDRFTAVHAVYDEIPDVLRDLGLAAVQGVLFDLGVSSMQLDVPERGFAYAVDAPLDMRMDGTTGPTAADVLNTYSAAELTRVLRDFGEEKFARKIAGAVVRRRETTPFTTSAALVELLYAEIPAPARRTGGHPAKRTFQALRMEVNDELAVLRRAVPAAIDAISVGGRVVVESYHSLEDRLVKQAFTAVTRSDLPPDLPFVPEGSEPPLRLVTRGAEKANAAETAANPRAASVRLRAVERVHPRTSQGAA, from the coding sequence GTGACGCGACCGCAGCACGACCCGGTGCTCCTCGACCGGGTCGTGGCCCTCCTGGAGCCCGCCCTCGACCACGAGGGCGCCGTCCTCGTCGACGCCACCCTCGGCCTCGGCGGGCACACCGAGGCCGTGCTGGCCCGATGCTCGCTGGCCCGGGTGGTCGGCATCGACCGCGACCCCCAGGCCCTCGACCTCGCCCGCGCCCGCCTCGCGCCGTACGGCGACCGCTTCACCGCCGTCCACGCGGTCTACGACGAGATCCCCGACGTGCTGCGCGACCTCGGTCTCGCCGCCGTCCAGGGCGTCCTGTTCGACCTCGGCGTGTCCTCGATGCAGCTCGACGTGCCCGAACGCGGGTTCGCCTACGCCGTCGACGCCCCGCTCGACATGCGGATGGACGGCACCACCGGCCCCACCGCCGCCGACGTCCTCAACACCTACAGCGCCGCCGAGCTGACCCGGGTGCTGCGCGACTTCGGCGAGGAGAAGTTCGCCCGCAAGATCGCCGGCGCCGTCGTCCGCCGCCGCGAGACCACGCCGTTCACCACCAGCGCCGCGCTCGTCGAGCTGCTGTACGCCGAGATCCCCGCCCCCGCGCGGCGTACCGGCGGCCACCCGGCGAAACGCACGTTCCAGGCCCTGCGGATGGAGGTCAACGACGAGCTGGCCGTGCTGCGCCGGGCCGTGCCCGCCGCCATCGACGCGATCTCGGTCGGCGGCCGGGTGGTCGTCGAGTCCTACCACTCCCTCGAGGACCGGCTGGTCAAGCAGGCCTTCACCGCGGTCACCCGCAGCGACCTGCCGCCCGACCTGCCGTTCGTGCCCGAGGGCAGCGAGCCGCCCCTGCGCCTGGTCACCCGGGGTGCCGAGAAGGCGAACGCCGCCGAGACCGCCGCCAACCCCCGCGCCGCCTCCGTCCGACTCCGCGCCGTCGAGCGCGTCCACCCCCGCACGTCCCAGGGAGCAGCATGA
- the mraZ gene encoding division/cell wall cluster transcriptional repressor MraZ: MRFMGTFRPRLDEKGRLFLPAKFRDRLAEGVVVTQGQEKCLVVWPPEVFDVEADKAAERSMTDKAARGYQRMFFSGGDEVVPDKQGRVSIPPALREYAGLEKDVVVIGVRNRLEIWNPTAWDDYQAAEIQRFADLDESD; encoded by the coding sequence ATGCGCTTCATGGGCACGTTCCGTCCCCGTCTCGACGAGAAGGGCCGTCTCTTCCTGCCCGCCAAGTTCCGCGACCGCCTCGCTGAGGGGGTCGTGGTGACCCAGGGCCAGGAGAAGTGCCTGGTCGTCTGGCCGCCCGAGGTCTTCGACGTCGAGGCCGACAAGGCCGCCGAGCGGTCCATGACCGACAAGGCCGCCCGTGGCTACCAGCGGATGTTCTTCTCCGGTGGCGACGAGGTGGTGCCCGACAAGCAGGGCCGCGTCTCGATCCCGCCGGCGCTGCGCGAGTACGCCGGGCTCGAGAAGGACGTGGTCGTCATCGGCGTCCGCAACCGCCTCGAGATCTGGAACCCCACCGCCTGGGACGACTACCAGGCCGCCGAGATCCAGCGGTTCGCCGATCTCGACGAGTCCGACTGA
- a CDS encoding AAA family ATPase, whose protein sequence is MDTTSAAPADLETLGRVVGAVRHNVERVIEGKPDVVNAALVVLLAEGHLLIEDVPGVGKTMLSKALARSIDCSVRRIQFTPDLLPSDVTGVSIFNQNTREFEFRPGGVFANIVVGDEINRASPKTQSALLECMEERQVTVDNHTYQLEVPFMVIATQNPIEMEGTYALPEAQRDRFMARVSIGYPVEAAEIAMLDTHTHARPLDDLEAVTDAGEIRKLCAIVGQVYVSPAIQRYAVGLTGATRHTDDLVLGASPRATLHLVRAAKAHAAIQGRDYVLPDDIQQLATSVLAHRLLPSVEASMAGRTTASVLDAIIAGVPVPSTQGPTSGPPTGDAGSRHRA, encoded by the coding sequence GTGGACACAACGAGCGCCGCACCAGCCGACCTCGAGACGCTCGGCCGCGTGGTGGGCGCCGTGCGCCACAACGTCGAGCGGGTCATCGAGGGCAAGCCCGACGTCGTCAACGCGGCCCTGGTCGTGCTGCTGGCCGAGGGGCACCTGCTCATCGAGGACGTCCCCGGGGTGGGCAAGACCATGCTGAGCAAGGCGCTGGCCCGCAGCATCGACTGCTCGGTGCGGCGCATCCAGTTCACGCCGGACCTGCTGCCCTCCGACGTCACGGGCGTGTCGATCTTCAATCAGAACACGCGCGAGTTCGAGTTCCGCCCCGGCGGCGTCTTCGCCAACATCGTGGTCGGCGACGAGATCAACCGTGCCTCGCCCAAGACCCAGTCGGCGCTCCTGGAGTGCATGGAGGAGCGCCAGGTCACCGTCGACAACCACACGTACCAGCTCGAGGTGCCCTTCATGGTCATCGCGACGCAGAACCCCATCGAGATGGAGGGCACCTACGCCCTCCCCGAGGCCCAGCGCGACCGCTTCATGGCCCGGGTGTCGATCGGCTACCCGGTCGAGGCCGCCGAGATCGCGATGCTCGACACCCACACGCACGCACGCCCGCTCGACGACCTCGAGGCCGTCACCGACGCCGGTGAGATCCGCAAGCTGTGCGCGATCGTCGGGCAGGTCTACGTCTCCCCCGCCATCCAGCGCTACGCCGTGGGGCTGACCGGGGCGACCCGCCACACCGACGACCTGGTGCTGGGCGCCTCTCCGCGCGCCACCCTCCACCTCGTGCGCGCCGCCAAGGCCCACGCGGCGATCCAGGGCCGCGACTACGTGCTGCCCGACGACATCCAGCAGCTCGCCACGTCGGTGCTCGCGCACCGCCTGCTCCCCAGCGTCGAGGCGTCCATGGCGGGTCGGACGACGGCGTCCGTGCTCGACGCGATCATCGCCGGGGTCCCCGTGCCGAGCACCCAGGGCCCGACCTCCGGCCCGCCCACCGGCGACGCCGGGTCACGGCACCGTGCGTGA
- a CDS encoding DUF58 domain-containing protein yields the protein MREALSGLTVRGRAFLAAGTTAVVCAVLLGQPALTRVGVLVVALPLATALVLGRSRYRLALVRTVTPQLVVAGQPARVNLALTNEGRTPSGVLLLEDHVPYVLGTRPRFVLDGIGNGWRRQVTYQVRSDVRGRFEIGPMTVRVGDAFGLVELGRAFRMTVPLVVTPRTVVLPPINLGGGSTGSGDNRPRAFAMGSAEDVTVRDYRQGDDLRRVHWPSSARTGELMVRREEQPWQSRATILLDNRLLSHRGQGIASSLEAAVSAAASVALHLSHRGFQVRLVTASGEDASAAKGAGGGQWHLRDADLSTRPLLEALAVLELDGRGRLDTSWLGEQAQGGLTVAVLGSLDQSDGPALRRIVHHTSAALAIALDVDAWSGPHAGTGSAAPFLSRSGWRAVPLGPRDRLETVWQDLGRTTRTVGRGSAVVS from the coding sequence GTGCGTGAGGCACTGTCCGGCCTGACCGTCCGGGGCCGGGCCTTCCTGGCCGCCGGGACCACCGCGGTGGTCTGCGCGGTCCTGCTCGGACAGCCCGCCCTGACCCGCGTCGGCGTGCTCGTCGTCGCACTCCCGCTGGCGACGGCCCTGGTGCTCGGCCGGTCCCGCTACCGACTGGCGCTGGTGCGCACGGTGACCCCGCAGCTCGTCGTGGCCGGACAGCCCGCCCGGGTCAACCTCGCGCTGACCAACGAGGGCCGTACGCCGAGCGGCGTGCTGCTGCTGGAGGACCACGTCCCCTACGTGCTCGGCACCCGACCGCGGTTCGTGCTCGACGGGATCGGCAACGGGTGGCGGCGTCAGGTGACCTACCAGGTGCGCTCCGACGTACGCGGCCGTTTCGAGATCGGCCCCATGACGGTGCGGGTCGGTGACGCGTTCGGGCTCGTCGAGCTCGGCCGCGCGTTCCGGATGACCGTCCCGCTCGTCGTCACCCCCCGCACCGTCGTCCTGCCCCCGATCAACCTCGGCGGTGGCTCGACCGGCTCGGGCGACAACCGGCCCCGGGCCTTCGCGATGGGCTCCGCCGAGGACGTCACCGTGCGCGACTACCGCCAGGGCGACGACCTGCGCCGGGTGCACTGGCCCAGCTCGGCACGCACCGGTGAGCTGATGGTGCGCCGCGAGGAGCAGCCCTGGCAGTCACGAGCCACGATCCTGCTCGACAACCGCCTGCTCAGCCACCGCGGTCAGGGCATCGCCTCCTCGCTCGAGGCCGCCGTCTCGGCGGCGGCCTCCGTCGCCCTCCACCTGTCCCACCGGGGCTTCCAGGTCCGGCTCGTGACGGCCTCTGGCGAGGACGCCTCCGCCGCGAAGGGCGCTGGCGGCGGACAGTGGCACCTGCGCGACGCCGACCTCAGCACCCGCCCGCTGCTCGAGGCGCTCGCGGTCCTCGAGCTCGACGGGCGCGGGCGCCTGGACACCTCGTGGCTGGGCGAGCAGGCGCAGGGCGGGCTGACGGTGGCCGTCCTCGGCTCCCTCGACCAGTCCGACGGACCGGCACTGCGCCGCATCGTGCACCACACCTCCGCGGCCCTGGCGATCGCGCTCGACGTCGACGCCTGGTCCGGTCCGCACGCCGGCACCGGTAGCGCGGCGCCGTTCCTCTCCCGTTCCGGCTGGCGGGCGGTCCCCCTCGGCCCGCGCGACCGGCTCGAGACGGTGTGGCAGGACCTCGGCCGCACCACCCGCACCGTCGGGCGCGGCTCGGCGGTCGTGTCGTGA
- a CDS encoding transglutaminaseTgpA domain-containing protein — protein sequence MSSVRRRDRAALGAQLRMSAAIAVTGWAAMWSWRGFTLMPARYLVALLAVGLAIALTGALARWRRLPGAVVVLAQLLVGGAVTCLVVTSRLYPSGRFWSMLAGAFDAANSYASPVPQTSEVSVQPLLVVGGFLAMLLVDICAGTLRRVPLSGLPLLVVYSVPISLLDRGLSWWVFAASAAGFLLMLFLQEEEHLSRWGRSLDGNTEPVRRLSDSVRASALSIGAVATAAAILVPVVIPTFSFSVFDVGPGQGGDGDIEVTNPMVDLRQDLVRGEDVDLVTIRTTDRDPSYLRISVLNRFTDNEWSAGDRDVPSANVAQGAVPLDGDPELVSYDDVDYDVSVDDAFGSRWLPTQAPISAIDAPGDWRFDDATLDFLSSDDDLTTAGLDYSMTAATPSYDDERLLALNTSTAAVSDDLTELPDDLPAAIGAYAREATRGATTDFQRAVLLNKFFRETGGFVYDLPSSPEDGIGTGELVDFLNPRDGGRRGYCEQFAAAMAVMARDLGIPARVAVGFLKPDRIQGSDTWVYSSHDLHAWVELYFPGAGWVRFDPTPADRTGSSQPDYATAPVGTEASPTESTTASAPTQPTRSERPSASAPPPTTQTPTTGGQDAAVDSSFPWPVVVVVVVVLLLALLAALPRLLRRRQFERRLAGGAEAAWEELRATAVDLRLTWPEGRSPRETRDLVVRWFGRPEGTDERPAHGPDLAPEAAEALGRIVDRLERVRYSRGHVVPPGSLRADVLTTAEALVAGATPRLRRRARWLPVSVLQRRCSAETETETDGRTGESEPAAELVGGRTEVL from the coding sequence GTGAGCAGCGTGCGGCGTCGCGACCGCGCGGCCCTCGGTGCCCAGCTGCGGATGTCGGCCGCCATCGCGGTGACCGGATGGGCCGCGATGTGGTCGTGGCGCGGTTTCACGCTGATGCCCGCGCGCTACCTCGTCGCCCTGCTCGCCGTCGGGCTCGCGATCGCGCTGACCGGAGCCCTGGCCCGGTGGCGCCGGTTGCCGGGCGCCGTCGTGGTGCTTGCCCAGCTGCTCGTCGGCGGAGCGGTCACCTGCCTGGTCGTCACCTCGCGCCTCTACCCCAGCGGCCGGTTCTGGTCGATGCTCGCCGGCGCCTTCGACGCCGCCAACTCCTACGCCTCGCCCGTGCCCCAGACCAGCGAGGTCTCGGTGCAGCCGCTGCTCGTCGTCGGCGGCTTCCTGGCCATGCTCCTCGTCGACATCTGCGCCGGCACCCTGCGCCGGGTCCCCCTGTCGGGCCTGCCGCTGCTCGTCGTCTACAGCGTGCCGATCAGCCTGCTCGACCGCGGACTGTCGTGGTGGGTCTTCGCGGCCAGTGCCGCGGGCTTCCTGCTCATGCTCTTCCTGCAGGAGGAGGAGCACCTGTCGCGATGGGGACGCTCGCTCGACGGCAACACCGAGCCCGTGCGCCGCCTCAGCGACTCGGTGCGCGCCAGCGCCCTGTCGATCGGGGCGGTCGCGACCGCCGCGGCGATCCTGGTGCCCGTGGTCATCCCGACCTTCAGCTTCTCCGTCTTCGACGTCGGCCCGGGGCAGGGCGGCGACGGCGACATCGAGGTGACCAACCCGATGGTCGACCTGCGTCAGGACCTCGTGCGCGGCGAGGACGTCGACCTGGTGACGATCCGCACCACCGACCGCGACCCCTCCTACCTGCGGATCTCGGTGCTCAACCGGTTCACCGACAACGAGTGGAGCGCCGGCGACCGGGACGTCCCCAGCGCCAACGTCGCGCAGGGGGCGGTGCCCCTCGACGGCGACCCCGAGCTGGTCAGCTACGACGACGTCGACTACGACGTCTCGGTCGACGATGCCTTCGGCTCGCGGTGGCTGCCGACGCAGGCGCCGATCAGCGCGATCGACGCCCCCGGCGACTGGCGCTTCGACGACGCGACGCTCGACTTCCTGTCCAGCGACGACGACCTCACCACCGCCGGGCTCGACTACTCGATGACGGCCGCGACGCCGTCGTACGACGACGAGCGGCTGCTGGCGCTGAACACCTCGACCGCCGCCGTCTCCGACGACCTCACCGAGCTGCCCGACGACCTGCCCGCCGCGATCGGCGCCTACGCCCGCGAGGCGACCCGCGGCGCGACCACCGACTTCCAACGGGCGGTGCTGCTCAACAAGTTCTTCCGTGAGACCGGCGGCTTCGTCTACGACCTGCCCTCCTCGCCCGAGGACGGCATCGGCACCGGCGAGCTGGTCGACTTCCTGAACCCGCGCGACGGGGGGCGTCGGGGCTACTGCGAGCAGTTCGCTGCCGCGATGGCCGTGATGGCCCGTGACCTCGGCATCCCTGCGAGGGTCGCGGTCGGCTTCCTCAAGCCCGACCGGATCCAGGGCAGCGACACGTGGGTCTACTCCTCGCACGACCTGCACGCCTGGGTCGAGCTCTACTTCCCCGGAGCCGGGTGGGTGCGGTTCGACCCGACGCCCGCCGACCGCACCGGGTCGTCCCAGCCCGACTACGCCACGGCACCCGTCGGCACCGAGGCGTCCCCGACCGAATCGACGACCGCCTCCGCGCCGACCCAGCCCACCCGCTCCGAGCGGCCCTCGGCCAGCGCGCCGCCGCCGACCACGCAGACCCCGACGACCGGCGGCCAGGACGCGGCCGTCGACTCGTCGTTCCCGTGGCCGGTCGTCGTGGTGGTCGTCGTCGTCCTGCTCCTCGCACTGCTCGCGGCCCTCCCCCGCCTCCTGCGGCGCCGCCAGTTCGAGCGCCGGCTGGCCGGCGGGGCCGAGGCCGCCTGGGAGGAGCTGCGCGCCACCGCGGTCGACCTGCGCCTGACCTGGCCCGAGGGTCGCTCCCCGCGCGAGACCCGCGACCTGGTCGTGCGGTGGTTCGGACGTCCCGAGGGGACCGACGAGCGTCCCGCCCACGGGCCCGACCTCGCCCCCGAGGCCGCCGAGGCCCTCGGGCGCATCGTCGACCGGCTCGAGCGCGTGCGCTACTCGCGCGGCCACGTCGTCCCGCCCGGGTCGCTGCGCGCCGACGTCCTCACCACGGCCGAGGCCCTCGTCGCCGGGGCAACCCCCCGCCTGCGCCGCCGCGCCCGCTGGCTACCGGTCTCGGTGCTCCAACGCCGATGCTCGGCCGAGACGGAGACCGAGACCGACGGCAGGACCGGCGAGAGCGAGCCCGCAGCCGAGCTCGTCGGCGGCCGCACCGAGGTCCTCTGA
- a CDS encoding DUF3040 domain-containing protein has translation MPLSEEELRLLDQMERALVEEDPKFASTLRGTAMRTSARRRLAIAGFGFALGITLLFVGVLTEWYVGIVGFVLMLGSATLALSTIRTRQAAAADPRAGSAHPSGFTSIDGGRRTRRSRAGRGRDRAPFLERMDERWRRRRENGGF, from the coding sequence GTGCCACTCTCCGAAGAGGAGCTTCGACTGCTCGATCAGATGGAGCGCGCTCTCGTCGAGGAGGACCCCAAGTTCGCCTCCACGCTCCGCGGCACCGCGATGCGCACGAGCGCCCGCCGCCGCCTCGCCATCGCCGGATTCGGCTTCGCCCTCGGCATCACGCTGCTCTTCGTCGGCGTCCTCACCGAGTGGTACGTCGGCATCGTCGGCTTCGTGCTGATGCTCGGCTCGGCCACGCTCGCGCTCAGCACCATCCGCACGCGCCAGGCCGCTGCGGCCGACCCGCGCGCGGGCTCCGCCCACCCCTCCGGCTTCACCTCCATCGACGGCGGGCGTCGCACCCGCCGGTCCCGCGCCGGTCGCGGTCGCGACCGGGCCCCGTTCCTGGAGCGCATGGACGAGCGCTGGCGCCGTCGCCGGGAGAACGGCGGCTTCTAG
- the dinB gene encoding DNA polymerase IV translates to MVTDTPILHVDMDAFYASALLRDRPELQDRPVMVGGGHRGVVLAANYPARAYGVRSAMTGTRARRLCPQVVVLQPDYDLFTAVSASVMEVFRRVTPLVEAVSLDEAFLDVRAAGRRAGGPVELGEWIRATVHDEQRIACSVGVAASISVAKLASRRAKPDGLLVVPPDEVTAFLHPLDVGELYGVGDKTRTRLHRLGLVTVGDVAHTPVATLRRDLGHHLGGHLHDLAWGVDVREVSPGRAGVFGHGGPPDRSMGAQETFGRDTDDREVVLRELLRLTAKVTARLRSAAVAGRTVAITVRFADFTTITRSRTLGEATDVTQEVYAAAVRLYDAQGLQRARIRLVGVRVEGLVPRQQVERQGVLGERDRGWADADRAVDRAARRFGSAAVRPASLLGPGAGR, encoded by the coding sequence GTGGTGACGGACACCCCGATCCTCCACGTCGACATGGACGCGTTCTACGCCTCGGCCCTGCTCCGCGACCGGCCCGAGCTTCAGGACCGGCCCGTGATGGTCGGTGGCGGCCACCGCGGGGTCGTGCTGGCCGCCAACTACCCGGCCCGTGCGTACGGCGTCCGCTCGGCCATGACCGGCACCCGCGCTCGTCGGCTGTGCCCGCAGGTCGTCGTCCTGCAGCCCGACTACGACCTGTTCACCGCCGTCTCCGCGTCGGTGATGGAGGTGTTCCGCCGGGTCACGCCGCTGGTCGAGGCGGTCTCGCTCGACGAGGCGTTCCTCGACGTCCGCGCGGCCGGGCGCCGCGCCGGCGGACCGGTCGAGCTCGGCGAGTGGATCCGCGCGACCGTCCACGACGAGCAGCGGATCGCCTGCTCGGTGGGGGTCGCCGCCTCGATCTCGGTGGCCAAGCTCGCGAGCCGCCGGGCCAAGCCCGACGGACTGCTCGTCGTACCCCCCGACGAGGTGACCGCCTTCCTCCACCCCCTCGACGTCGGCGAGCTCTACGGCGTGGGGGACAAGACCCGGACCCGGCTCCATCGCCTCGGCCTGGTCACCGTCGGCGACGTCGCCCACACGCCCGTCGCGACATTGCGCCGCGACCTGGGGCACCACCTCGGAGGCCACCTGCACGACCTGGCGTGGGGCGTCGACGTCCGCGAGGTGAGTCCCGGGCGGGCCGGCGTGTTCGGGCACGGTGGTCCACCCGACCGCAGCATGGGCGCGCAGGAGACCTTCGGCCGCGACACCGACGACCGCGAGGTGGTGCTGCGCGAGCTGCTCCGGCTCACCGCCAAGGTCACCGCCCGGTTGCGGTCCGCCGCCGTCGCCGGACGCACGGTCGCCATCACCGTCCGCTTCGCCGACTTCACCACCATCACCCGCAGCCGCACCCTCGGCGAGGCCACCGACGTGACCCAGGAGGTCTACGCTGCCGCGGTCCGCCTCTACGACGCGCAGGGCCTGCAGCGCGCCCGGATCCGCCTCGTCGGGGTCCGCGTCGAGGGCCTGGTGCCGCGCCAGCAGGTCGAGCGGCAGGGCGTCCTCGGCGAGCGCGACCGCGGCTGGGCCGACGCCGACCGGGCCGTCGACCGGGCCGCGCGGCGCTTCGGCTCGGCCGCGGTGCGCCCGGCGTCGCTGCTCGGTCCGGGCGCCGGGAGGTGA
- a CDS encoding class I SAM-dependent methyltransferase: MSASERRAAPRTAVVWDVLDPVLAGASLDVVDIGGGTGGSAVRIAGLGHRVTVVDPSPDALAALGRRARERGVEVVGRQGDLSDLPALVGPDGADVVLCHGVLEVVDDAAAALASIREVLRPGGHLSLLVAQRHAAVVARAMAGHFAQAAALLDSTEVHGRTRRYTAAESATLLDSAGFRVVATHGVRVFADLVPGSLLDLEPGASAGLVELERAVADRPEYLSLATQVHLLAT, encoded by the coding sequence ATGTCCGCGAGCGAACGTCGAGCCGCCCCCCGGACCGCCGTGGTGTGGGACGTGCTCGACCCGGTCCTCGCCGGCGCGTCGCTCGACGTCGTCGACATCGGCGGCGGCACCGGTGGCTCCGCCGTCCGCATCGCCGGCCTGGGGCACCGCGTCACCGTCGTCGACCCCAGCCCCGACGCCCTCGCGGCCCTGGGCCGCCGCGCGCGCGAGCGCGGCGTCGAGGTGGTCGGCCGCCAGGGCGACCTGTCCGACCTGCCCGCCCTCGTGGGGCCCGACGGCGCCGACGTCGTGCTGTGCCACGGCGTGCTCGAGGTCGTCGACGACGCGGCGGCCGCGCTGGCCTCGATCCGCGAGGTGCTGCGTCCCGGCGGCCACCTCTCCCTGCTCGTCGCCCAGCGCCACGCCGCGGTCGTCGCGCGCGCCATGGCCGGCCACTTCGCCCAGGCCGCCGCACTGCTCGACTCCACCGAGGTCCACGGCCGGACCCGGCGATACACCGCCGCCGAGTCGGCCACGCTGCTCGACAGCGCGGGCTTCCGCGTCGTCGCGACCCACGGCGTGCGCGTGTTCGCCGACCTGGTACCCGGCTCGCTGCTCGACCTCGAGCCCGGCGCGTCCGCCGGCCTCGTCGAGCTCGAGCGCGCCGTCGCCGATCGCCCCGAGTACCTCTCCCTGGCCACCCAGGTGCACCTGCTCGCCACCTGA